In Nitrospirota bacterium, a single genomic region encodes these proteins:
- a CDS encoding transposase — protein sequence MLFEDDGDYAAFERVLAQACDRVSMGLLAYCVMPNHWHLVVWPRHDGALSRFMNWLTLTHTQRWHQHRHSVGEGHVYQGRFKSFLVETSEYLLTVCRYVERNPVRAGLVERAEQWRWSSTGSRVQGSNGVPPQCVAG from the coding sequence ATGCTCTTCGAGGATGATGGAGACTATGCGGCCTTCGAGCGCGTGTTGGCGCAGGCCTGTGACCGTGTGTCGATGGGCTTACTTGCGTACTGTGTCATGCCGAATCACTGGCACCTCGTGGTGTGGCCGCGACATGATGGCGCTCTCTCGCGTTTCATGAATTGGCTCACCCTGACGCATACGCAACGCTGGCACCAGCATCGTCACAGCGTGGGGGAAGGCCATGTCTATCAAGGCCGGTTCAAATCGTTTCTGGTAGAAACCAGCGAGTATCTCCTCACGGTCTGTCGGTACGTGGAACGCAATCCAGTCCGCGCAGGGCTTGTCGAGCGAGCCGAGCAGTGGCGTTGGAGCAGCACTGGGTCGCGCGTCCAAGGCAGCAACGGCGTGCCACCTCAGTGCGTGGCCGGTTGA
- a CDS encoding calcium-binding protein encodes MSLYFNSRGTFQNNVEVKNNLLGPKLLAALEADDRAEAWYQVRYQSNADGVHANRRYREADVFGLYGSGPISDLEAKEVLEMFTRYRDLSFEEGGIRAYEARFRPSNPIAGSQGIDFQILQAREHLIASFGEGYSSDGEVLVGENALIPGDRLAGTDNNDLIFGQQGHDELKGGSGDDVLYGEEGTDQLIGGTGDDLLLGGQGYDTYVYSSGDGQDTITDSDGFGSVLYDGRQLQGGVKKQGQSVYKSLDNQFTYSWDGTAGHDLTITGPGGTLTVKAFTNGQLGIALTNEVSYVNGLPIRTEFTQEVPDPENPGQTITVPIFDDNNNSYTITGATNNVVHALGGHDTVISDVGNDELYGDDGNDTLQGKGGHDRLYGGLGQDTLYGQDGDDTLEGGEGPDEVQGNHGADVLIGGAGDDLLTGDAVTDSSWNPAQAGNDFLDGGDGTDILTGDGGSDVLTGGSGSDTLWGDYGGILNIYGGFTLALLSQGGNDTLDGGAGVDALAGGPGSDLLMGGEDDDFLIGDYPVLDSTLPIEARATIGGNDFLTGDAGNDQLAGGVGDDVLLGGAGDDQLHGEDFFGITTAFGDDVLDGGAGADQLFGDEGDDVLMGGSENDKLYGEDATNAFLTGNDRLQGEAGADELYGGGGNDVLDGGEGNDVLSGDDLYFFNGFTNVFTVSMAPGNDQLDGGVGEDRLYGGGLDDELTGGADDDVLVGDDFIDGDEFIYSTQSGNDTLDGGEGEDQLYGGAGDDVLAGGLGNDSLVGDRGILPGNVNPDDLLVGGNDTLDGGEGHDTLDGGVGADVLLGDVGNDTLLGGAGNDQLEGGDGNDVLSGDGGGFGFGVGDDILLGGAGLDDLFGGEGADVLDGGSDRDRLRGSGGSDTYVFGLGYGQDTIEDIADGNVNTVQMAVGILPGDVTVTRRQDKTDFPNVDDLVLTITGTGDQLTIKAVEGLFAAPFFRVTFADGTVWDANTLQDKARQVTGTDAATTLRDFSDTDDVLAGLGGGDVLLAGAGNDTLDGGTGKDRLYGGGGDDGYVFAAGSGQDTVFDRTGGQDRVSLATGIAPGDVTVLRSGNHLTLNLLSTGDRLTLRYFSLDPAYQVEQVEFAGGTVWDTAALLAQVSGELLVGTDGDDTLTATPAARFLAGGAGDDTYIVSDPSDRALEAEGEGTDTVQSSISYTLGGHVEHLTLTGTADINGTGNALDNVLVGNSGLNVLAGGQGNDTYVVGLGDTVVEAAGEGIDTVQTDLSYTLGANVENLTLTGSGATAGTGNVLDNVLTGNSAANLLTGGAGNDTYVIGAEDTVVELVNEGIDTVQTDVSYTLGVNLERLILTGNAAIDGTGNLHDNVLVGNSAANVLTGGLGNDTYVIGAGDTVVENPGEGTDTVQTDLSYSLGANMENLTLTGSAAVDGTGNELDNVLTGNSGANVLDGGLGADTLAGGAGDDTYIIDQAGDTVIEAADEGTDTAQSSISYILGANVEHLTLTGTADIDGAGNELDNVLAGNSGANVLTGGVGNDTYVIGTGDTVVEQADEGSDTVVTDQSYTLGANVENLTLTGTANLDGTGNALDNVLTGNSGENVLTGGAGNDTYVFGRGSGSDTVIDNDATAGNFDAIEFGEDVAPTDVAVSRSGDDLVLSINGTTDQLTIQSFFLASANQVEFFTFADGTVWDVAAVTDRLPKTLTGTAGQDTLYGGGSSDVLDGMAGNDNLYGYDGNDTYLFGPGAGEDTLLDYDVTAGNLDLIQMAAGVLPSAVFVSRNVDDLVLRLDGTTDQLTVQSFFLDPAYRVERVSFSDGTQWDEEAIRDQMRQKFTMPAGQNTLVNRKGVGQQKRGRESLLAIRAQPSRRHCDRMCLQFNTPPPPPNLRTMIAFKTPDPFSFHRPLFFSFCTSQADLRQDSR; translated from the coding sequence ATGTCCTTGTATTTCAACAGTCGTGGGACGTTCCAGAACAACGTCGAAGTCAAAAACAACTTGCTGGGGCCGAAGCTTTTGGCTGCCTTAGAAGCTGACGACCGCGCGGAAGCGTGGTACCAAGTCCGTTACCAATCAAACGCCGATGGCGTGCATGCAAACCGGCGTTATCGGGAAGCCGATGTATTTGGATTGTATGGCTCGGGACCGATCTCCGATTTGGAGGCCAAGGAAGTTCTGGAGATGTTCACAAGGTACCGGGACTTGTCGTTTGAGGAAGGGGGCATCCGGGCTTACGAGGCCCGCTTTCGGCCAAGCAATCCCATAGCAGGAAGCCAAGGGATCGATTTCCAGATTCTTCAAGCCCGGGAGCATCTGATCGCCAGCTTTGGAGAAGGATATTCCAGCGACGGCGAGGTCCTGGTCGGAGAAAACGCCCTCATCCCCGGCGATCGGCTTGCGGGAACGGACAATAACGATCTGATCTTCGGACAGCAGGGTCATGATGAATTAAAAGGGGGTAGTGGCGATGACGTGCTCTACGGCGAAGAGGGCACCGACCAGCTCATCGGCGGCACTGGCGATGATCTGTTACTGGGCGGCCAGGGCTATGACACGTACGTCTACAGCAGCGGGGATGGACAAGACACGATTACCGATAGCGATGGGTTTGGGAGCGTGCTGTACGATGGCCGGCAGCTCCAGGGGGGAGTGAAGAAACAAGGGCAGTCGGTCTACAAAAGTCTCGATAACCAATTCACCTATTCCTGGGATGGCACCGCAGGTCACGACCTCACGATCACTGGTCCCGGTGGCACGTTGACCGTGAAGGCGTTCACCAATGGTCAGCTCGGCATCGCGCTCACGAATGAAGTCTCCTACGTGAACGGCCTGCCGATCCGTACAGAGTTCACGCAAGAAGTCCCCGATCCGGAGAATCCTGGTCAAACGATTACCGTGCCGATCTTCGACGACAACAATAACAGCTATACGATCACTGGCGCGACGAACAACGTCGTCCATGCGCTCGGCGGCCACGACACGGTAATCAGCGATGTCGGCAACGACGAACTGTATGGCGACGATGGCAACGATACGCTGCAGGGCAAGGGCGGCCATGATCGGCTCTATGGCGGGCTGGGCCAGGACACGCTCTACGGGCAAGACGGGGACGATACGCTGGAAGGCGGAGAGGGCCCGGATGAAGTGCAAGGTAACCACGGGGCGGATGTGCTTATCGGTGGAGCCGGGGATGACCTCCTGACCGGCGATGCGGTGACGGACTCGTCATGGAATCCTGCCCAGGCCGGCAACGATTTCCTGGATGGCGGGGATGGGACAGACATCCTGACGGGCGATGGGGGGAGCGATGTCCTGACCGGCGGCAGCGGCAGCGACACGCTCTGGGGCGACTATGGCGGAATCCTCAACATTTATGGTGGGTTCACGCTCGCGCTCCTGAGTCAAGGCGGCAATGATACGCTCGACGGTGGTGCGGGCGTGGATGCGCTCGCGGGCGGACCTGGTAGCGACCTTCTCATGGGTGGGGAAGACGACGATTTTCTGATCGGCGATTACCCGGTGCTGGATTCGACTCTGCCCATCGAAGCCCGGGCCACGATCGGTGGGAACGATTTCCTCACCGGCGATGCCGGCAACGATCAGTTGGCGGGTGGGGTCGGTGACGACGTGCTGCTGGGCGGGGCTGGCGACGATCAACTCCACGGAGAGGATTTCTTCGGGATCACCACGGCATTCGGCGATGACGTTCTGGATGGCGGCGCCGGAGCGGATCAGCTTTTCGGAGATGAGGGCGACGATGTCCTCATGGGCGGGTCTGAGAACGACAAGTTGTATGGGGAGGATGCTACGAACGCGTTCTTGACAGGCAACGATAGGCTACAGGGGGAAGCCGGCGCGGACGAACTGTATGGCGGTGGTGGAAACGATGTGCTCGACGGCGGCGAGGGTAATGATGTCCTGTCCGGGGATGATCTGTATTTCTTCAACGGCTTCACCAACGTCTTTACAGTCTCTATGGCTCCGGGCAATGACCAATTGGACGGCGGGGTCGGCGAAGACCGGCTCTATGGCGGGGGCTTGGACGATGAATTGACCGGTGGAGCCGATGATGATGTCTTGGTCGGCGATGACTTCATTGATGGGGACGAGTTCATTTACTCCACCCAAAGCGGGAACGATACCCTCGACGGCGGCGAGGGCGAAGACCAACTCTACGGCGGAGCAGGGGATGATGTGCTCGCAGGCGGCTTGGGTAACGATAGCCTGGTAGGGGACCGCGGCATCCTGCCAGGCAACGTCAACCCGGATGATCTGTTGGTCGGTGGGAACGATACCCTGGACGGTGGCGAAGGCCACGATACGCTCGATGGCGGGGTCGGGGCTGATGTGCTGCTTGGAGATGTCGGCAATGACACGCTTCTCGGCGGAGCCGGCAACGACCAGCTTGAAGGGGGAGATGGAAATGACGTTCTGAGTGGCGACGGCGGTGGATTCGGGTTTGGCGTGGGGGATGACATCTTGCTGGGAGGCGCTGGCCTCGATGACCTTTTCGGAGGGGAAGGCGCTGATGTGCTCGATGGCGGCTCCGACCGCGACCGCCTCCGAGGGTCCGGAGGCAGCGACACGTATGTCTTTGGATTGGGGTACGGGCAGGACACGATCGAGGACATTGCCGACGGCAATGTGAACACGGTGCAGATGGCCGTCGGCATCCTACCCGGCGACGTCACCGTCACGCGGCGCCAAGACAAGACTGACTTCCCGAACGTGGATGATCTGGTGCTGACGATCACCGGCACCGGCGACCAGCTCACGATCAAAGCGGTGGAAGGCCTCTTCGCCGCCCCGTTCTTCCGGGTGACGTTTGCCGACGGCACGGTCTGGGACGCGAACACGCTGCAAGACAAGGCCCGGCAGGTGACTGGCACGGACGCCGCCACGACACTCCGCGACTTTTCGGACACGGACGATGTGTTGGCCGGGTTGGGCGGAGGCGACGTACTGCTGGCCGGAGCCGGCAATGACACGCTCGACGGGGGCACGGGCAAGGATCGGCTTTACGGCGGTGGGGGCGATGACGGCTATGTCTTCGCGGCGGGCAGCGGGCAGGACACCGTGTTTGACCGGACCGGGGGGCAAGACCGTGTCAGCCTGGCGACCGGCATCGCGCCCGGGGACGTCACCGTATTGCGGAGCGGGAATCATCTCACCCTGAATCTCCTGAGCACGGGTGATCGGTTGACCCTCCGGTACTTCTCTCTCGATCCGGCCTACCAAGTGGAGCAGGTGGAGTTTGCCGGTGGCACGGTCTGGGATACCGCCGCCTTGCTGGCACAGGTCAGCGGGGAACTGCTGGTCGGAACCGACGGGGATGACACGCTGACGGCCACCCCGGCCGCTCGGTTTCTGGCTGGCGGCGCGGGCGACGATACCTACATCGTGAGCGATCCGTCCGACCGGGCGTTGGAGGCGGAAGGCGAGGGCACAGACACCGTGCAGAGTTCGATCAGCTACACGCTCGGCGGGCACGTCGAGCATCTCACGCTGACCGGCACGGCGGACATCAACGGGACCGGAAACGCGTTGGACAACGTCCTGGTCGGCAACAGCGGCCTGAATGTGCTGGCCGGTGGACAGGGTAACGACACCTATGTGGTCGGGCTCGGGGACACCGTGGTCGAGGCGGCGGGCGAGGGCATCGACACGGTGCAGACGGACCTGAGTTACACGTTAGGCGCCAACGTCGAGAACTTGACCTTGACAGGGAGCGGGGCGACAGCCGGCACCGGCAACGTACTCGACAACGTGCTGACGGGGAACAGTGCCGCGAACCTCCTGACCGGCGGGGCCGGCAACGATACCTATGTCATCGGCGCCGAAGATACCGTGGTCGAGCTCGTCAACGAAGGGATCGACACGGTGCAAACGGATGTGAGCTACACGCTCGGGGTCAATCTGGAGCGTCTGATTCTGACGGGCAATGCGGCCATCGACGGCACCGGCAACTTACATGACAATGTGCTCGTCGGCAATAGCGCGGCGAACGTGCTGACCGGCGGACTGGGCAACGATACCTATGTCATCGGCGCCGGCGACACGGTGGTGGAGAATCCCGGCGAGGGAACCGACACGGTCCAGACGGATCTGAGCTACAGCCTCGGGGCCAACATGGAGAACCTGACCTTGACCGGCAGTGCCGCCGTCGATGGAACCGGGAATGAGCTCGACAACGTCCTGACCGGCAATAGCGGAGCAAATGTGCTGGATGGCGGCCTGGGTGCCGATACGCTGGCCGGTGGCGCGGGAGATGACACCTATATCATCGACCAGGCCGGCGACACGGTGATCGAGGCCGCCGATGAAGGAACGGACACAGCCCAGAGTTCGATCAGTTACATCTTGGGTGCCAATGTCGAGCACCTGACACTGACCGGCACGGCAGACATTGATGGAGCCGGGAACGAACTGGACAACGTGCTGGCGGGCAACAGCGGGGCGAACGTGCTCACCGGGGGTGTGGGGAACGACACCTATGTGATTGGGACGGGCGACACGGTGGTTGAGCAGGCGGACGAAGGCAGTGACACGGTCGTGACAGATCAGAGCTACACCCTGGGTGCCAACGTCGAGAATCTGACCCTCACAGGCACGGCCAACCTCGACGGCACCGGCAACGCCCTGGATAACGTGCTCACGGGCAACAGTGGTGAGAACGTCCTCACTGGCGGAGCCGGCAACGACACGTATGTGTTTGGGCGAGGGTCTGGCAGCGACACGGTCATCGACAATGATGCCACGGCCGGAAATTTCGATGCTATCGAGTTCGGCGAGGATGTGGCTCCAACAGATGTGGCCGTCTCGCGCAGCGGCGATGATCTGGTGCTGAGCATCAACGGCACGACCGATCAACTCACCATCCAGTCGTTCTTCCTGGCGTCGGCCAATCAGGTTGAATTCTTCACGTTCGCCGACGGGACTGTCTGGGATGTGGCGGCAGTGACTGACCGATTGCCGAAAACACTCACGGGAACGGCCGGTCAGGACACGCTGTATGGCGGAGGTAGTTCGGATGTGCTCGATGGAATGGCAGGGAACGACAACCTGTACGGCTATGACGGCAACGATACTTACCTGTTCGGCCCGGGTGCCGGCGAGGACACCCTGCTGGACTATGACGTGACGGCAGGGAATCTGGATCTTATCCAGATGGCGGCCGGTGTGCTACCCAGCGCAGTGTTCGTGTCCCGCAATGTTGACGATCTGGTGTTGCGCCTTGACGGCACCACGGATCAGTTGACGGTTCAGTCGTTTTTCCTCGATCCGGCGTACCGGGTTGAACGGGTCTCCTTCTCGGACGGGACGCAGTGGGATGAAGAGGCGATCCGCGATCAGATGCGCCAGAAATTCACCATGCCGGCCGGGCAAAATACGCTGGTCAACAGAAAAGGGGTCGGTCAACAGAAAAGGGGTCGGGAGTCTTTGTTGGCGATAAGGGCTCAGCCATCTCGAAGACATTGCGATCGCATGTGCCTCCAGTTCAACACACCGCCACCACCGCCAAACTTGCGCACGATGATCGCATTTAAGACTCCCGACCCCTTTTCTTTTCACCGACCCCTTTTCTTTTCATTCTGCACTAGCCAGGCCGACCTGCGTCAAGATTCGCGTTAA
- a CDS encoding GNAT family N-acetyltransferase, whose product MKPVRPLFISSPTQEAPEHGRLILRDGTTAAVRLARPEDAPALRDFVDRLSPEARRHRFFSETTPPEDVIAALCDAAHPTSQLTLIVTRVWEGALRIIAAGSYLARDERTAEVALAVDDAFHGKGLGTLLLERLALLAIRHGFGRLWAVTHADNLAMREVFRESGFEVHESLAGGDIEVELSLVPTEASVNRSEMRDRLATVASLRPFFRPQAVAVVGASRDPRSVGFRLLEALRTSGFTGRIYPVNPHATELAGLRVYPSVRAIPEPVDLAVIVVPRDAVLPVVDDCAARGVRALVVITAGFAEVNDEGRELQRRLVEKVRHYGMRMVGPNCFGLVNADPAVRLNATFTALFPPPGRIAMSSQSGALGLALLGAAHRLQIGISTFVSVGNKADVSGNDLLQYWEEDPATDVILLYLESFGNPRRFARIARRVSRRKPIVAVKAGRTPSGRRAAGSHTAALAASDTAVEALFRQTGVIRAETLEELFALAAGLSAQPLPPGRRVGLITNAGGPAILCTDACEAAGLLVPELSAQTKAALASFLPPAAAIKNPVDLIASATPAQYAKAIETVMQAEEVDALIVLYISVTATDTSGIAEGIRSGIEAGRTAGAAAKPVLICWMAEGDQDRTFALPGERIPTYPLPEMPARVLSKMAAYADWRAQPLGMVPDFDDLDLTTAKETCKKALAQRGPGWLTVEETRAVLTAAGLPLPDGGLARTADEAAALARRVGFPVAVKLASHRIVHKTEAGGVRLNLASETQVREAFEAIRSRLAQMRQLGAMDGVVVQPMIAGGVEVMIGVTHDPSFGPLVAFGLGGVYVEILSDVRFRVTPLTDRDAADMIREIKGYRLLTGYRGHPPADVPALEETLLRVSRLAEEVPEIVELDLNPVFALSPGQGCRIVDARIGVGQSR is encoded by the coding sequence ATGAAGCCTGTCCGACCCTTGTTTATTTCGTCGCCCACCCAGGAGGCGCCGGAGCACGGCCGTTTGATCCTCCGCGACGGGACGACAGCCGCCGTCCGCCTCGCCCGGCCGGAAGACGCGCCGGCTCTCCGTGATTTCGTGGACCGGCTGTCACCGGAAGCCAGGCGCCACCGGTTCTTCTCCGAAACGACGCCGCCGGAGGACGTCATCGCCGCACTCTGCGACGCCGCACATCCCACATCCCAATTGACCCTGATCGTGACCCGTGTCTGGGAAGGCGCGTTACGCATCATCGCCGCCGGCTCCTACCTGGCCAGGGACGAGCGCACCGCCGAGGTCGCCCTGGCCGTCGACGACGCCTTTCACGGCAAGGGTCTCGGCACGCTGCTGCTGGAACGGTTGGCCTTACTCGCGATTCGCCACGGCTTCGGCCGGCTGTGGGCCGTCACCCACGCCGACAACCTGGCCATGCGGGAAGTGTTCCGCGAATCAGGCTTCGAGGTCCACGAAAGTTTGGCGGGCGGCGACATCGAGGTCGAACTCTCGCTCGTTCCGACGGAGGCCAGCGTGAACCGCTCCGAGATGCGGGATCGCCTCGCCACGGTCGCATCGCTCCGGCCGTTCTTCCGGCCGCAGGCCGTGGCGGTCGTCGGCGCCTCGCGCGATCCTCGGAGCGTCGGATTCCGGTTGCTGGAAGCGCTGCGCACGAGCGGCTTCACTGGCCGCATCTATCCCGTCAATCCGCATGCGACCGAACTGGCCGGGTTGCGCGTGTATCCGTCGGTCCGGGCGATTCCCGAACCGGTCGATCTGGCCGTGATCGTGGTGCCGCGCGACGCGGTGCTGCCCGTCGTGGACGACTGCGCCGCGCGTGGGGTGCGGGCGCTGGTCGTGATCACGGCCGGCTTCGCCGAAGTCAACGACGAGGGCCGTGAGCTGCAACGGCGTCTGGTGGAGAAGGTCCGCCATTACGGGATGCGCATGGTCGGGCCGAACTGTTTCGGCCTGGTGAATGCCGATCCGGCCGTGCGGCTCAATGCGACGTTCACCGCATTGTTCCCGCCGCCCGGGCGGATCGCCATGTCCTCGCAAAGCGGCGCCCTGGGGCTAGCCCTTCTCGGCGCCGCGCACCGGCTTCAGATAGGCATCTCCACCTTCGTCAGCGTCGGCAACAAGGCGGACGTGTCAGGCAACGACCTCCTGCAATATTGGGAGGAGGACCCGGCGACGGACGTGATCTTGTTGTATCTGGAGTCCTTCGGCAACCCGCGCCGCTTCGCACGCATCGCGCGCCGCGTCAGCCGGCGCAAACCGATCGTGGCCGTGAAGGCCGGGCGAACCCCCTCGGGCCGGCGGGCCGCCGGTTCGCACACCGCCGCGCTGGCGGCCAGCGACACGGCCGTCGAGGCGCTGTTCCGCCAGACCGGCGTGATCCGGGCCGAGACGCTGGAGGAGCTGTTTGCGCTGGCCGCCGGCCTGTCCGCTCAGCCGCTCCCGCCGGGACGGCGCGTGGGTCTCATCACCAACGCGGGCGGTCCGGCCATTCTTTGCACCGACGCCTGCGAAGCCGCCGGCCTGCTCGTGCCGGAACTGTCCGCTCAAACAAAGGCCGCGCTCGCATCGTTCCTCCCGCCCGCCGCAGCCATCAAAAATCCGGTCGATCTCATCGCCTCCGCCACGCCGGCGCAATATGCCAAGGCCATCGAGACGGTCATGCAGGCGGAGGAGGTCGATGCGTTGATCGTGCTGTACATTTCCGTCACGGCGACCGACACGTCCGGGATCGCGGAGGGCATCCGATCGGGCATCGAAGCCGGCCGGACCGCCGGAGCCGCAGCGAAGCCGGTCCTGATTTGCTGGATGGCGGAAGGCGACCAGGATCGGACCTTCGCCCTTCCCGGCGAACGGATTCCGACGTACCCCCTGCCGGAGATGCCGGCCCGGGTGTTGAGCAAGATGGCCGCCTACGCCGACTGGCGCGCGCAGCCGCTCGGGATGGTTCCGGATTTCGACGACCTCGATCTGACGACGGCCAAAGAGACCTGCAAAAAGGCCCTGGCTCAGCGTGGACCCGGGTGGCTGACCGTCGAGGAAACCAGAGCCGTCCTCACGGCGGCGGGACTTCCCCTTCCCGACGGCGGCCTGGCTCGGACCGCGGACGAGGCGGCCGCTCTGGCCCGCCGGGTCGGATTTCCCGTCGCGGTGAAGCTCGCATCGCACCGGATTGTCCATAAGACGGAAGCCGGCGGAGTCCGCTTGAACCTTGCGTCCGAGACACAGGTCCGCGAGGCGTTCGAGGCGATCCGGTCCCGGCTCGCGCAGATGCGGCAGCTAGGTGCGATGGACGGAGTCGTGGTGCAACCGATGATCGCGGGCGGCGTCGAGGTGATGATCGGGGTCACCCATGATCCCTCGTTCGGTCCGCTCGTCGCGTTCGGGTTGGGGGGCGTATATGTCGAAATCCTGAGCGACGTCCGTTTCCGGGTGACACCGCTGACGGACCGCGACGCCGCCGACATGATCCGGGAGATCAAAGGCTATCGGCTCCTGACCGGCTACCGCGGCCATCCTCCCGCCGACGTGCCGGCCCTCGAAGAGACGCTGCTGCGCGTCTCCAGGCTGGCGGAAGAGGTGCCGGAGATCGTCGAACTCGACCTGAACCCCGTGTTCGCGCTATCGCCGGGCCAAGGCTGCCGCATCGTGGACGCGAGAATCGGCGTGGGACAGAGTCGTTGA
- a CDS encoding polymer-forming cytoskeletal protein: MNTRTSQPLQSGISRRPVTAALMVVLLALSSGSPDAAEDIDRRETDGDDLAVLPAGVVVDHDYFAVGKIVEISGTVNGDVYAAGRQILVDGIINGDLLAAGGTVTVSGTVSQDVRAVGGKLTFNGDIGRNATIAGGSIDVTPSALFRGNIIAAGGQVELGGLIHRDARIAAGNLSVSNRIGGDLTAAVGALRLSSKAAVAGNLMYWSRLPASIDPQAVVSGQTIRRMVPKELLPTLKDVLALLVGFKLVAAAASFVSTLVIGLLLMRLYPTSTQHTLIHLSQQPLVSLGVGLLGLTAIPLAAGLLAVTVLGIPLAVLLLAWYAIVLYVSRVFTIALLGRFVFDRLGVPDRDRWAFVFGLCLYFFLTAVPFLGVFATLLAVLFGLGSVLLTKKDLYLEAKAQRLI; the protein is encoded by the coding sequence ATGAACACTCGGACCTCCCAGCCGCTACAGTCCGGAATCAGCCGCCGGCCGGTGACTGCGGCGCTCATGGTCGTCCTGCTCGCCTTGTCTTCGGGAAGTCCCGACGCGGCGGAGGACATAGACCGGCGGGAGACCGACGGGGACGACCTCGCGGTGTTGCCGGCCGGCGTCGTCGTCGACCATGATTATTTCGCCGTCGGTAAGATCGTTGAAATCTCCGGGACGGTGAACGGGGATGTCTATGCGGCCGGCCGGCAGATCCTGGTCGATGGAATCATCAACGGAGACCTGCTGGCGGCAGGCGGAACCGTGACCGTCTCCGGCACGGTGTCTCAGGATGTTCGCGCGGTCGGGGGCAAGCTGACCTTCAATGGAGACATCGGTCGGAACGCCACGATCGCCGGGGGCAGCATCGACGTGACGCCCTCGGCGCTCTTTCGCGGCAACATCATCGCGGCCGGCGGTCAGGTTGAACTCGGCGGCTTGATCCACCGGGATGCGCGCATCGCCGCGGGGAACCTCAGCGTCTCCAACCGCATCGGCGGCGACTTGACCGCCGCGGTCGGCGCCTTGCGCCTCTCGTCCAAGGCGGCGGTGGCCGGGAATCTGATGTACTGGAGCCGCCTTCCCGCCTCGATCGATCCCCAAGCCGTGGTCTCGGGACAGACCATCAGACGGATGGTGCCCAAAGAGCTGCTGCCGACGCTCAAGGACGTCCTCGCCTTGCTCGTCGGCTTCAAGCTCGTGGCGGCCGCGGCCAGCTTCGTGTCGACGCTCGTGATCGGGTTGCTGCTCATGCGCCTGTACCCGACGTCCACCCAGCACACGCTGATCCACCTGTCGCAGCAGCCGCTGGTGTCCCTGGGCGTGGGCTTGCTCGGCCTGACCGCCATCCCGCTGGCGGCCGGGCTGCTGGCCGTGACCGTGCTCGGGATTCCGCTCGCCGTCCTGCTTCTGGCCTGGTACGCCATCGTGTTGTACGTCTCCCGCGTGTTCACCATCGCGCTGCTGGGACGTTTCGTCTTCGACCGGCTCGGCGTCCCCGACCGCGATCGATGGGCCTTCGTGTTCGGGTTGTGCCTGTACTTCTTTTTGACCGCCGTTCCCTTCCTCGGCGTGTTTGCGACGCTCCTGGCCGTGCTCTTCGGGTTGGGGTCCGTCCTGTTGACGAAAAAAGATCTGTACCTTGAAGCCAAGGCCCAGCGGCTGATCTAA
- a CDS encoding glutaredoxin, whose protein sequence is MRPVSGSPTVGRRGIVLRARFILGPCLICFVFLVGAPVSRAESPADIEVFTRAGCPHCAAAKRFLNELQRERPSLRIAVQDIGQDPKALARLKDLAARFDVRTLGVPAFYLRGRLIIGFVDGRTTGARLKALEGFTIWPISSTIVSWWRSPS, encoded by the coding sequence ATGCGACCGGTTAGCGGGAGCCCGACGGTCGGACGGCGGGGCATCGTTCTCCGAGCCCGGTTCATCCTCGGGCCGTGTCTGATCTGCTTCGTCTTCCTCGTCGGGGCACCGGTCAGTCGGGCCGAGTCGCCGGCCGACATTGAAGTCTTCACCCGCGCAGGCTGCCCCCATTGCGCCGCGGCAAAACGATTCCTGAATGAGCTCCAACGGGAGCGGCCCTCTCTCCGCATCGCCGTTCAAGACATCGGACAGGATCCGAAGGCTCTGGCGAGACTCAAGGACCTGGCCGCTCGATTCGACGTGCGCACGCTCGGCGTGCCGGCGTTCTATCTGCGGGGCCGATTGATCATCGGCTTCGTCGACGGTCGGACGACGGGCGCCAGGCTGAAGGCCCTGGAGGGCTTTACAATCTGGCCTATATCCTCGACGATAGTCTCATGGTGGCGATCGCCGTCATGA
- a CDS encoding cytochrome c, with product MHVARVVVAAVLAVIFCSSWVTAQGLRGNPRNGEGIYAQHCLRCHGKNLDGTGPEGRYLIVPPANLQSIRSRSKTDWEVLITISHGVLFTPMHGFRERLTDEQIRDVLSYIRMMAPFDATG from the coding sequence ATGCATGTCGCACGTGTCGTCGTCGCCGCCGTCTTGGCCGTGATCTTCTGCAGTTCCTGGGTGACCGCGCAAGGACTGCGGGGCAACCCTCGGAACGGGGAGGGAATTTACGCGCAACATTGTCTTCGCTGTCACGGCAAGAATCTGGATGGGACCGGACCGGAAGGACGCTACCTGATCGTCCCCCCGGCAAACCTGCAGTCCATTCGGTCTCGGTCGAAAACCGACTGGGAGGTGTTGATCACCATCTCGCACGGCGTGTTGTTCACTCCGATGCACGGGTTTCGCGAGCGCTTGACGGACGAACAGATCCGCGACGTGCTGTCCTACATCAGGATGATGGCGCCGTTCGATGCGACCGGTTAG